Within the Drosophila melanogaster chromosome 3R genome, the region gtgtatgtgtgttttcGTGTGGGTGAGATGTCTGCATTGTTGTTGCGCCCCGCTTTTAGCttcattaaatttatgttgcaaCCCACCCGCCGACCCCGCTTACTCCAAATATCCTGGGCCTAGTTGCACGTGCCGCGTGGCCGTAAAACAGATCGTAAAAGTTTATTACTTGcggcttttgtttgttactctgtatgtgtgtgctgcTTTCTCTTTTCCCTACgactatgtgtgtgtgtgtgtgtgtggtgcgCTCTCGCCTTTTCGATGTGTTTGTGTGAACCGCCGTCGCTGTCAGCtgtcaaattgaatttgtttatattgcCAACAGCTCGCCGCTCCAACAGGTTTCATTTTCACTCCCGTCCCGGAAATCATTGCGTCATGCtgatattttgtattttaacaCCCCTCCGTCGCCCTCtgactgccacgcccccttttttcCGGCCACGTCATCCTCAGGCTTTGTGTTTAGGCTGCAAAAGTCGATTTTTGTTGGTTTAGGTCAGTTTAGTTAGCTGGCTTTGACAGCTCAAAGTCGAGGTCAACTTTTGTATGCCCATCATCAGCTGTctctgtgtgagtgtgagtgtgagcgagcgtgtgtgtgcgtgctcgAGTGTCCCTGTGTGTGTGACtgggtttcagtcggtgggtgTGTATGTCCTTACACAGGATATATTTATGGGCCCGCTTGTCGAGACGCTTACACTCGCTGCGACGCGTCCTTGTCAGTTgccaaaaacataaaaaatcgATTTTATTATAGCCGTCAGTCTGGCCCGTCTATATAGATTTTCTGTCACCGCTGATATTGCCTTTGTCTGGGTATCGTTGTCcctgtgtgggtgtgtgttggTGACAGGCTTAAATTTCCGGCGGCTCTGCTAAGGTTTTTAAAGATCTAACAGGGtcaacgttgcgtatgcgtTATGTGTAAGTTAGCTAGGGAAATTATAAGCTTAACATGAATTTAGATACCTTAACAGATAGTGAACGCTATGTGGCGACTATTAGAGTTTGAATGTATCATACACTTATGCTAAACATTGGATTTATTTGTAGAATGAGTACACAGAAATAACAGACGAAAGACAAAATATAGAATTAAGATAGGCATTCCAATTATGACATCACAAAAGCTTATTTCCAAGTTTTGCAATCTTTCCAACGAAATCGAGACCAAAACAAATTGCtgaaaaaaacataaacaaaattaatcaaatattCACCCGCTGAGAAAAAGAGCGAACTGGAAAGCTTTGCAAAGCTCACTAAATGTGAATTAATTCAAAAAGTTTACTAATCGAAAGTTGAAAGAATCTTTTTAGTCTGCAAAATGTTGTCAACGCAGTGGAACGCAAATAAACAGATCTCTAGGCAGATCTACCAGCTATGCAGGGGTCTGGCCCAAAAGGtaaggaaaatatattttaaatatatatttatatgtgtatgtagCATAAATCAATAGGCCACAGCAGTGAACTTGGAAGAGGCCAAACCTTATGCTGATATTCCGGGACCCAGTAAATTGCAATTGATCAGAGCTTTTCTGCCGGGCGGTAAGTGAAGGAAAAGCTTTCCAGTATTCTCTCATTCGAGAATTGTTGATCTTTTGTTGAAATCCTCTCTTAAGGTCTCTATAAGAATTTGCCGGTCCACGAAATGTTTCTCGATATGAACCGACAATATGGAAGTATCTTTCGGATGCCCAGTGTGGCAGGAACCGATTTGGTGCTAACGATGAATCCTCAGGACTACGAAGTAATCTTTCGAAACGAGGGTCAGTATCCTTATAGAAGGAGTTTTGAGGTAATGGACTACTTTAAAAGGGTTCACCGGCGGGAAGTATTCGATGGCTATGATGGGTTGACTTCGGGGTAAGTAAACTAGATTTGAGGAGTAATATGACATTTATAAACTTTTAGAAATGGACCTGCTTGGGGCAAAATGCGCACTGCTGTCAATCCCATTTTGTTGCAACCACGTAACGCCAAGCTTTATATGACGAATTTGGTACAAGTAAGCGATGAGTTTCTGGAGCGGTAAGCAATGTTAGAATTTTCACTAAAATCTAAAAGAActtctttaattaaatttaagcatTCGCATTATTCGAGATCCTGTTACGCAAGAGATGCCAGATGACTTTGCCGTGGACATTCGGCATTTGGTGATCGAATCGATTTGCTCTGTTGCCCTGAACACACATCTTGGCTTATTGGGAGAACAGCGGAATAACAAGGATATTCAAAAGCTCGTCTTGGCTCTGCAAGATGTAGTTGAGCTGGGCTTTCAGCTGGACATTATGCCCGcattttggaaatatttgcCAATGCCTAATTTCAAGAAGCTCATGCGTTCATTGGATACAATTACGGACTTTTGCTATTTCCACATTGGGAACGCTTTAAAACGGATCGAGGAGGACGCCAAGGCTGGAACACTGAATGAGATTGGTTTGGAAACTAGCCTGCTGGAGAAGCTGGCCCGCTTCGATCGCCAAACAGCAGTGATTATAGCCATGGATTTGCTATTTGCAGGAGCGGATCCTGTAAGTTTACAATTGAATCACTTCAAAATTATTAAAGTTCATTCTATTTCATTGGCAGACTCTTGTAACCCTAGGAGGAATCTTATTCAGCCTGTCCAAGAGTCCTGACAAGCAGGCTCGACTTCTGGAGGAGATCAGGGGAATATTACCCAACAAGGACTCATCGCTGACCATAGAAAATATGAGAAATCTGCCCTATCTAAGGGCCTGCATCAAGGAGGGCATTCGCATGTATCCCATTGGCCCGGGAACCCTTCGCCGAATGCCCCACGATGTGGTGCTCAGTGGATATAGAGTTGTGGCCGGAACGGATGTTGGCATTGCGGCCAACTACCAGATGGCCAATATGGAGCAGTTTGTGCCCAAGGTTCGAGAATTTATCCCTGAGAGGTGGCTGCGCGATGAATCCAACTCCCATTTGGTGGGTGAAACTGCCACTCCTTTTATGTATCTTCCCTTTGGTTTTGGACCAAGATCTTGCGCAGGCAAGAGGATTGTGGATATGATGCTGGAGATCGCCATTTCGCGGTTGGTAAGAAACTTTAAGATCGGGTTTGACTATCCCATTGAAAATGCGTTTAAGGCACAGTTCTTTGTGCAACCAAACATTCCctttaagtttaagtttaTAGAGCGAAACGAATAATGTTGATGATGCttgcaaaatatatatcattGTTCACTCAGGAAAACACGCcttaaaataatacaaattgaaTATTATGTGCACAAAAAAACCTATTTAAAGATGATATTGTATAGATAAAAGGTTTCTTAATAttcccactttttttttgagtcAACAACAACTTGTAATCGCCTGGCTAAAGACATTCAAGTGCTTTTGGTTGCATTCACATGTCCTCGTCGCTGAAGTGTCCTTTTGAACTCAATACGGCAACATCCACTTGAGCCAACATATCTTTACTGCTGTCCCAAAATAACTTTGGCATTTGCCGGCCATGTGAAGAGGACTCTTGACTGCAGAGAAAAAATACGTCGTGTAATTTATGTATATGGAGGGGTGGTGACTGGAGTCTTGAAAATCTTGAGAAAAGGTATTTTAAATGAGCTTTTGTTCGCAAACAACTTTAAACGAATTATCTTATAGTCTAAAGTATGAAGATCGTATAGATTTTGGTTAAAGCCTGTAAGTATGCAATATTTTTGCCAAAGATCACTTGTGGCGCCACCTCTGTGTCAGATTGAGTACTATTCACTGCCTTTAATCAACGTTAGGTTCAAGTTTAATCAGCTTCGTTATACACTCGCTTTAAGCCATCTATGCAGGATACTAACCCATACAACTCGAATGCTCACTCAACTATTGCCTCTGCCTCTCCGCGTCCTTCGTTATCGGTTGTAGTTGGACAAACAAATGCGCCGacataaataatgcaaaagTATTCATTTTGACATCGAATAGACAAAGTTGCATTGAATTTTCATGTTTGTTCCTCTcgttcttttatttctttcagtTACTTGTGCCGGATCTTATCTGACCCCCTCGCTTTCTCCTCCATGCAAACTCTTTCTATCTGTTTTCTGCTAGAAAGTCCTGCTCGTATGTCCTGGATTTTATGCTGCAGACCGGACTCACTCGTTGGTCGTCGTCTTGTGCATTATTAAAACTATTCTGATGGCGCTTCCGAGGATGGGGTCCACTTGAAATGTCAATGCTGGGTCCGCAGCTCCTTGTTCCTCTACTTCTCTACTACTCTACTCCTAGCTCCCAGCTCCTTTGCTTCTTTGCTCCTTGTTCCCATTTTGCAGTGCATAAAGTTTTATCGCTGTCGGGAGAGGGTAAGAAGGAGAACCCGATTCCGATTCCCTGCCTGCTGTTCTGTCACGTTTCCTGGCCAAGGACTCGCAAACTTGTGCCCGGGACGAAATGCATTTGCAATTGCATAAATGAATAGCATGAGGAGGTAGAGGCGAAGCGAGTGGCCCAGACAAAATGAATGGAATTCATTATTGACCAGGAGATGTGTCCTGCCAAAGgtagggggcgtggccgaggTGCTGGcctttaaattgaaaatacatGTCAACTATCGGCTGCCCACACAAATCACAGTTTCAGCGCGCATTTCGCAATTTTCGTTGTTGGATTTTCAGGGGGCGGGATCCCATGCACTTTATGACATGGCACTATCCGTCCCATTCCCTAAAAGGACCCCCTCCGAAACCCTTTCACTGCCCATAAAGTGAGCAATTAGACAATGTCCCAGCCTTCTTCGCCACCCACATCCTGTGTTCTGCATCTTGGCAATCGGAATTTCGGCTTTTCGCATTGAACTTTGACTTGCCATCAACATGGGGTTCGAATGAAGTGCACGTGCAGAAAATGTCAGTAAATTTATACCTAAATGTATATTACACATATGTAAGAacatacaatttttaaagaaCTTAGATCCTATGTATCATAACACAAAAATACAATAGTAGTGTCTACTGGGTAAAAAAGCCATAATAATTATCTAAGTATGAAAGTTCATAATTTGAAGTTGCGTtcgtttattgtttaattatattattgtcTAATAATCTACAAAACATTTGAATTTCTTGCACCCTTGTCACGGTGTTCATTTTCCGATTACCCCTCGGCCTCCTTGCGCCAGATCTTGTCACATGACATGATGGCCGTCCATTGCCGAGCTGCCAATTTGCAACAGCACGGGCGTGGCAAACGGACCACGTCTAATGATGGCATACATAACGTGACTTCCCCTGAACGCCTCCGACCTGGCCAGGCACACGCCCACGCccggtccttggtccttggtgCTCCGAGCTGTTCCTATTCCAATTTCTATTCCTGGTGCCTGTGACCAGTGCCTGGTCCTCAGGCCTTGGTCCTTCGCAAGTGTCATGTCACACAACGCACTCGGCTGGCTTGTCAATTTCGCAGCTGGGCGTGGCTGGAAGCCAGGAGCATGACTTGAGCCCCAGTGGCAGGCATTAGCATGTTCCATCGAAGGCACAGAGTTTAAAGGAGGGAAAGGAAAAAGTATCCACATTGCAGTGCAGGACAATCGGCAGACACCCCAcccactcgcactcgcactcacaTCAACATCCAATCCCAAATCCCCACCCACTTTCCACCCCCCCAGGATAGCGACCCGCCCTGACAGGCGTCCATGATTAATGGTTGTCAATGGCATTCCgctcggatcggatcggttgGGCTTGACTTGGCCTGCATGCGGAAagtaattttgttattttaagaAAAGCCCTCGCAGGCTCTAAGGATTCTGTTTTGCAGGAAATTGATTCCCCCCgcgttttcccttttttttccagacCGCTGCCGCAGGAATTCCCCAACAAGTCGCAATTTCGCAACCTTTTGCACCCCGCGATGTTCACGGCgcacaagaaaaaaaaaaaatgaaataaaacgaaaatataaataaaaacagggGCTAGATGGTGTTAATGGCATTGGAAATTTGCGTGGGGTGCGGTggaagaaatttaatttattatttcgaAAAGCAAAGCATTTCTAATCGAATTGTACGCCAAATATGCGTTTCAtgggaaattgaaaaattgcgCTCCAATTGGGTGGATTTCCTCCAGACACAGATAATGCCGCCAGAAATTTGAATAGGTTGGTTTTTAAGTGGTCGGGGTCGATAATGTCTATTAGATTGTTTGGCATTAATGATGTCTTGTGCAGAGGACAGAACTTTTGATGAACAGGCACTTAGGGGAAATGAATGAAGTAAAACAATTCAGTATTGACTGATAGGAATAGAGAAGCATAACACATTACGTGATAAATCAAATCTTACAATAAACTTACTATTAGTTTAGGTAAAACAAATAAGGGGACGTTTGAAAAACAGATTAGACTTGGTTGTTCCTCTAGGATTTTCCATTCTTTAAGGTTAATTGGGAGCTCTTTAAACCGCGCCCCTTAAATCGCCCGCAGGACCATGCTGCtgtgcatatatttttattaattttccaaatGAATTCCTGACAACGACAAAAAGACAGTGACAACGAtgacaacaacagcggcagaAGCGCCGGCCCAGACAGAAAGAAAGCGAGTTATCCTGGCCGCCAAAggataacaaaacaaaaaaaaaaaaaaaaaaatgggggcAGCCATTGTTGGCCACTGGCAGCCCGCTGCTGTTTCCCCCTTTTTTGGATTTTTCAGATCTTTTTTGGTAACTGTTGGCGACATTATTACGTTACTTACTTTACGCCATAAATGTTGTTACGTCATGGCAACCACCCAACGGACCATCCACCTACCCACATGTGCGctaaaaaaggcaaaacaatgaaatcagaaggagcagaaggagcaaAAGGATGCGATGGCTGCCATCATTGTTATGTGAATGTGACGACTTTTTGACTTCCGCCACGCTGATGTGTTTCCGTTTCCTGTTTTATGCACAACTTTTGTCCGCCGCCTTTGCTTcgcctcttccttgcgcatcCTTTGTGCGCTtgtttctttatatttttaaatgtttgccgCTGATGAAATGTAGCCAAGGATAACTGCCTGACGATTTCACGCCGCGTTGAGTCCACCACTCCCCTCTTGCCAGGATATTTACCCGCCCGAGCTGTATGTGCATCCTCAATTTCCCTTTtatgttattttaattttatgttattgTTATGacacaatgaaaataaaattgaattgacACTGATGTCCTTGCTTCCTTTCCCGAGTTTGGGGTCCTGATAAGTGCGTATAAACGTATAAGAGAGCGAGTGCGGAAGCTTCcgaaaaaatgtgtgtgtgtgccggtTGGCAGTGACGTTTTTATTGCCCGGACACACGGAGTCCAAGTGGCAGGCAGGGCAGACAGGATATTCAAATGGGCCATAAGTGCGGTTAAAGCGTTTCGCTCGCTTGACTAAATCTCAATCCGAGTGCCGAatcccaatccccaatcccaATAGCAAATTGGAATAGCCATGCCAATCCGGCACAGaaactttcaatttttgaCGCTGCCAGCTGGCGACATGACCTCTCACCCCTTCTCCGCCCGTAAATCCAACCTCCCCCAATCGCTGACAATATTATTTGTCGCGCAGGTTCAAAACAATATCATAAAGTAATTTATATGCCTggcaggacgcaggacgaaggacgaacgGAGCTGTGGGCGTGTAGAGCGCAGAGCGGAGCAAAACGGATCGGATTGGGGGCGGActgctactgctactgctgccTGACTGCGATGATATATGGGCGAAATGGCTTTTTAATGACAACGACGACAACAGCAGCTTGTACAAATTACAAGccagcactcacacacacacacacggagaTTGTGATTGACCAGGACCTCCGATGTGTTGCCGCTGTGCGTTAATTTGGATTGTCTTTGGGCTGCAGCTGCCTGATAAATGGGTcacacgtactggtcccatccCGGTTTCCATCGGATGAGTGGCTGAATGGTGTTGTGACGGCGCGACTTCATCAAAATCTGTCCACCTAATGGGCCTCCCATTCCCATGAGCACATTGATTGCTGATCAACagattttgatttcttttggGTTCCTTTGAGTGTGGTGGGGAAAAGATGGCTATATTAGATTAAATTTACTGGTCCTCTAAGATTAGAGCTCCTtacttatattaatttaaaaatctttataATGTGGATCCTTGTGAAGTCTATAAAAATGGACATCTACATCCAGTTTTTAACTGCctaataataattcaaaaatttgGCTACTTAACTTGCCTTATAGAATTACTTCTTATTTATAGACAAAAGTTTAGTAAACTACTAAAAACTACTAGTTGTTGGAGTGTTCAAACTAGGCATGTGGAACTCCACTTGATTTGACAAGAACATTTATCGCTCGcacttttaaaaattcatttggtAGTGACACTTGGCCAGGACATGAACGGCGAACAATGCGGCCGGAGGCCAAGTTGTCGGGCTTTCTCTGTGGCTCTGAATCCGGCTTCTGGCCCCCAGTTTGGTCTGGCTCTGGTCtggtttttggccaggctCAGTGTCCGATTCTGCTGCTACTGATGCTGCCACTACTGGTGCTGGTGCTTCTGATGCTGatgcttttggccaggccGGCAATATCCTGGTGTGGCTGTTGTGTTGGCTTTGCGCAGATAAGAGAATTGTCCTGTCAACCGGAATGATATATGCGCCAGCGCATTCAAATTGGGCTAACAGACGAACCAACGGCGGACTGGCCGTGCGATTGAGGATTTTCCTCTGCCCATTCCCATCTCCATCCCCGCATGGTTTTTTTCCCCACCTTCACTCCACTCCATTTCCATCTGCAGGATGTGTTTTTCTCGCACATCAGCGTGCGTTTCCCATGGAATGCTGATGATAGTCCTTCTCCCCAACCCCCGAAAACTCCTTCTTATATGAGGGGGGTTAAGGGGCATTCTCTTTTTTCTTCCTTGGctgctgttttattttcagCGCTTCCTTTTTTCCAAGCGGGTTTGTCGAGTTGAAAAATTGGTGTGAAAATTCAAAAGGAGCTGCGAGTGTGTGAGTTATGTGAGCgcttgtgtgtgagtgtgtgtgtgcaagggGTGTTGCGAAATTACTTCGTGTGTAAAATTATGCGAATTGCGTATGGGgaaaaaagtgggaaaaaagCACGGAAAAAAGGAGCTGAAAAAGGTGAGCGAATATTCATGCACGTAGCTGCGAatggaaaagtgggaaaatggTCGGGGAAAATGGGTCTGGGATGCGGGCTTCTCACTGCTTGGCATCTCACTTTTATTGCATTTCAACACTTGAGTATGCGCGCATGCAGAATTTCTCataataaatgtaataaataaaaatgtaaccTGAAATGTGACAGTTTCGTTTGATGGGAACGGGTGAGTGGAATATAAATCCGCGGCACACGAAATGTATGAAAAAAGGACGAGAACAGGTGAACCCAAGTGCCTGCACCCACATAAGTTATTAACAAGTACGCTTTCTGCGTGGCTCTTTTAAATATTGCACGAGACTTAAAATTAACTGAATCACTGACAGCGGGAGTGGATTTTCCTGCTCGTAGGATATTTGCTTTATCCTCGAACGAGTTGAACGATGACATCAGTG harbors:
- the Cyp12e1 gene encoding cytochrome P450 12e1, whose amino-acid sequence is MLSTQWNANKQISRQIYQLCRGLAQKATAVNLEEAKPYADIPGPSKLQLIRAFLPGGLYKNLPVHEMFLDMNRQYGSIFRMPSVAGTDLVLTMNPQDYEVIFRNEGQYPYRRSFEVMDYFKRVHRREVFDGYDGLTSGNGPAWGKMRTAVNPILLQPRNAKLYMTNLVQVSDEFLERIRIIRDPVTQEMPDDFAVDIRHLVIESICSVALNTHLGLLGEQRNNKDIQKLVLALQDVVELGFQLDIMPAFWKYLPMPNFKKLMRSLDTITDFCYFHIGNALKRIEEDAKAGTLNEIGLETSLLEKLARFDRQTAVIIAMDLLFAGADPTLVTLGGILFSLSKSPDKQARLLEEIRGILPNKDSSLTIENMRNLPYLRACIKEGIRMYPIGPGTLRRMPHDVVLSGYRVVAGTDVGIAANYQMANMEQFVPKVREFIPERWLRDESNSHLVGETATPFMYLPFGFGPRSCAGKRIVDMMLEIAISRLVRNFKIGFDYPIENAFKAQFFVQPNIPFKFKFIERNE